One Carassius auratus strain Wakin chromosome 4, ASM336829v1, whole genome shotgun sequence DNA segment encodes these proteins:
- the LOC113067133 gene encoding gastrula zinc finger protein XlCGF7.1-like codes for MEFIKEEREDMKIEETFRVKHEDTEEQTDLMTLKEESQELNEKEDNVQHEKYDFMNEEKLFSCSHSEKTSRKRAQNTANRSYFTCQQCGKSFTEKSNLTVHMRIHSGEKPFTCSQCGKRFTYKQHLDDHIRIHTGEKPYTCQQCGKSFIQKGHLRDHMRTHSGEKPYTCNLCGKSFIRKSNLNKHMRIHTGEKPFICSQCGKSFTFKQHLDDHMRIHTGEKPFTCQQCGKSFTQKGNLMKHVKSHI; via the exons atggagtttattaaagaggagcgcgaagacatgaagattgaagaaacattcagagtcaaacatgaagatactgaggaacaaacag ACCTGATGACACTGAAAGAGGAGAGTCAAGAACTCAATGAAAAGGAAGATAATGTTCAGCATGAGAAATATGATTTCATGAATGAAGAAAAATTATTTAGTTGCTCGCATAGTGAAAAGACTTCACGAAAAAGAGCtcaaaatacagcaaatagaagttatttcacctgccaacagtgtgggaaAAGCTTTACTGAAAAATCAAACCTTACtgttcacatgagaattcacagtGGAGAGAAACCGTTCACATGTTCTCAATGTGGAAAAAGATTTACATATAAACAACACCTCGATGACCACATAAGAATTCATactggagaaaagccttacacctgccaacaatgtggaaagagtttcattcAAAAAGGACACCTTAGAGACCACATGAGAACTCactctggagagaaaccttacacatgCAAtctgtgtggaaagagcttcattCGAAAATCAAACCTTAACaagcacatgagaattcacactggagagaaacctttcataTGTTCTCAATGTggaaaaagttttacatttaaacaacaCCTCGATGACCACATGAGGAtacatactggagagaaaccttttacctgccaacagtgtggaaagagtttcactcaaAAAGGAAACCTAATGAAACACGTGAAGTCTCACATTTGA